In the Candidatus Bipolaricaulota bacterium genome, GATCGGCATCGGTGGCCCGCCCGGGTGCGGGAAGAGCACGGTGGCTCGGGCCCTAGCGCACGACAAGGGGACCGAGTGGATCGACCTCGACCGGGTGGCAACGGGACTCTACCGACCGGGAAACGAGGTCTACTACAAACTCATCGCCCGGTTCGGTCCGGGGATCGTAACAGCGGACGGCGAGATCGACCGCAGCGCGCTTGCCCGACTCGTCTTCTCCGACGGGAGGGCGCGGGCCGACCTGGACGCGATCGTCCATCCCGCGGTGAGCGATGCCCTTCGGCGGATGATCGCGGAGCGGCAGAAGAGCGGGACAAAGGTCCTGCTGGTGGAAGGGGCGCTCATCGGTCTCTCGCCGCACGTCGACTACTCCCTGTTCGATGCGGTCATCTGGCTTTCCGCCCCGCGGGAGGTACGAAGAGCCAGGCTTGCCGAGGCCGGAAGGGAAGACCACCTCGACCGGGTACCGGATTTTCCGACCGTGCCCGGGGTGATCACCGTCGATGCCGCGGGGACGATCGCGGAGACAGCGGAGAAAGTGCAGGCCCTAATCGCCCGGTTGGATGAGCACGCCGCGGGAGCGAAGTAGCTCCAGAACGCGCGCGATCGGGAGCGCCTCCCGGGTATGGCCGTCGCGCCCGGTTACAGAATAGGCATGGAACAGGGCGGAGACGATCGCCTCCTCGACCGCCTCGATCACCGCCTGGAACGCGCGGTCGATCCCGCGGTGGGCGTCGTTCAGCCGCGTTTCCTGGAGGAAGATCGTCCCCTCGTGGTGCGGAACCCTGTTCGCCGTGGAAAAAGCGATCACGAAGTCACCGCTCCCGGAATGCCCGCGCGACCCGGTGCGGGCAAGCCCGAGTCCGGCCCGCACCGCAAGGCGGCGCAGCTCGCGGTGGGAGAGGGGGAGATCGGTCCCGATCACGATGATGATCGACCCCTTGTCCCCTTCCGGAGCATCGGATTCGGGCGGGAGGAGCCGGCCGATCGGAACCCCGAGGATCGTGAGCTCCTCCCTCCTGCCGAAGTTGGGGAGGGCGAGGACGCCGATCGTGTAAGCCCGCCCAGCGTACTCCACCAGGCGGGATGCCGTCCCGATTCCGCTCTTGAACCCGAACGCGCTCATCCCGGTCCCGGCTCCGACTACGCCTTCGCGCACCGGTCCGTCACTCGCTCCGTCGAGCGCGGCGTACACATGCTCCTCGGTCACTGCCCGGGCACGGATGTCGTTCAGGTAGGAGTCGTTGCACTCACCGACAACCGGGTTCAGCGACCGGATCGGGGAATCGGGCTGGTCATAGTGCTTGATGACCCAGGTGATCAGGGCATCGGCGGCTCTTCCCACGGACAGCGTGCTGGTGAGAAGGATCGGGGTCTCGATCGTGCCGAGCTCGTTTATCTGTGGGATCCCGATCGACTTTCCGAATCCGTTTAGCACCACCGCCGCGGCCTGCACCTTCTCGTGGAACAGGTCCCCGGGATGGGGGATGATCGCGGTCACCCCGGTGCGGATATCGGAGCCCGCGATCACGGTCGCGTGTCCGACCGCCACTCCCGGGACGTCGGTGATCGCGTCTTTCTCCCCGGGTGGAAGAGTGCCAAACCGCAGACCGTAGTTCTCTTGAATCCCCATTTCGCCTCCCTATAAGGTGATCACCCAATCCGGCGCAGGGAAGGTCCCGGCCGGGTCCTGACGGTAGAACCGCCGCAGCTGTTCATACACCTCCGGGAGGGAGCGCAACAGGGATGCCGGATCGGTGAAGAAGCGCTCGGTGGCGACGGCGAAGAACTCCGCCGGATTCGTCGCTGCGTATGGATCGAGGAACGTAACCGCACCCGCCTCCACCGCCGTTCGCAGGCGGGCATACTCCGCTGACATCACCCGTTCCCACTCCTGATATCGATCGGGGGGAAGGGCGGGGATCCCGTCCACGGCGCCGTTCTCGGCGTCGAGCTGATGGGCGAACTCGTGCAGGACGACGTTCCGTCCTGGGTGCCCCTGACCAGCGGCGTCGGCGCGGACGTCTTCCCATGACAGTACCACCGCTCCGCGCGACCACGACTCGCCGGCCCGCACCTGCTCCCCCTCGATCACCACCCCGATCGGAGTCTCCTCCCGGTGCGGGGCGATGTACTGTCCGGGGTAGAGGATGATTGAGACCAACCGCGGATAGTAATCGTGGGGGCGGTTCAGGATGAGGAGGGCGGCCTGCGCGGCGATCGTGACCCGCATCTCTTCCGTCACTCCGAGTCCGTGCGTCCCCTCGAAGTGCTTCTCCGCCACGAGGACCTTGGTTATGTCTTCGAGCTTGCCCCGTTCCGCCGTGGAGAGGCGGGAGAGGATCGGGATTCGGTCGATGATCCCCTGCCACTCCGGCGGAAGCGGCTGTTCCATTATCCTGCGACGACGGCGCTCCCGTATGAACATCAGCCTATCCCACTCATCCAGCTGAACGCCTCGTAGATCACCTTGACGGCGGCGAACGAGGTGATGTCGGAGTGATCAAGAGGCGGAGCGACCTCGACCACGTCCATCGCCCGCACCGGAAGACCGAGGAAG is a window encoding:
- the coaE gene encoding dephospho-CoA kinase (Dephospho-CoA kinase (CoaE) performs the final step in coenzyme A biosynthesis.); this translates as IGIGGPPGCGKSTVARALAHDKGTEWIDLDRVATGLYRPGNEVYYKLIARFGPGIVTADGEIDRSALARLVFSDGRARADLDAIVHPAVSDALRRMIAERQKSGTKVLLVEGALIGLSPHVDYSLFDAVIWLSAPREVRRARLAEAGREDHLDRVPDFPTVPGVITVDAAGTIAETAEKVQALIARLDEHAAGAK
- a CDS encoding P1 family peptidase, which translates into the protein MGIQENYGLRFGTLPPGEKDAITDVPGVAVGHATVIAGSDIRTGVTAIIPHPGDLFHEKVQAAAVVLNGFGKSIGIPQINELGTIETPILLTSTLSVGRAADALITWVIKHYDQPDSPIRSLNPVVGECNDSYLNDIRARAVTEEHVYAALDGASDGPVREGVVGAGTGMSAFGFKSGIGTASRLVEYAGRAYTIGVLALPNFGRREELTILGVPIGRLLPPESDAPEGDKGSIIIVIGTDLPLSHRELRRLAVRAGLGLARTGSRGHSGSGDFVIAFSTANRVPHHEGTIFLQETRLNDAHRGIDRAFQAVIEAVEEAIVSALFHAYSVTGRDGHTREALPIARVLELLRSRGVLIQPGD
- a CDS encoding zinc-dependent peptidase — translated: MFIRERRRRRIMEQPLPPEWQGIIDRIPILSRLSTAERGKLEDITKVLVAEKHFEGTHGLGVTEEMRVTIAAQAALLILNRPHDYYPRLVSIILYPGQYIAPHREETPIGVVIEGEQVRAGESWSRGAVVLSWEDVRADAAGQGHPGRNVVLHEFAHQLDAENGAVDGIPALPPDRYQEWERVMSAEYARLRTAVEAGAVTFLDPYAATNPAEFFAVATERFFTDPASLLRSLPEVYEQLRRFYRQDPAGTFPAPDWVITL